AATTCAGAATTCAGGAGTCAGAATTCAGAAGTTAGAATGGGACGGCTGCGCTAACAGGAGCAAAGCCAGAGATGCTCCGCCTCCGGTCAGCAATCTTGATGCGACTCGACTAACTAGCAATTCGCTGTATCATAGCAATCTCAGGAATTTAATTTTGAGTGTTCGCTTTGCTAATACCAAGGGTGAAAGCATTTAAAATAACTAATTTCTGGAAATTTACCTGACAGACTGCGGAATTTCAGGTTAAATGTTTTAAAGTATGCACTCTGTAAGAGTTGTCGGGTATTATTCGTGACACAACAAGACCAAAAACCCTCTCGTTCTTTCGCTGGAATTGCTGGCATTGTTGCCGCAGCCACATTAATTAGTAAAGTCTTCGGTTTAGTGCGGCAGCAAGCGATCGCTGCCGCATTTGGTGTTGGCGCTGCTGCCACCGCCTATAGTTATGCCTATATTATTCCTGGCTTTCTATTGATCTTACTTGGTGGTGTTAATGGGCCATTACACAGCGCGCTTGTCAGCGTTTTAGCCAAGCGGCGGCGAGAAGAAGCGGCTCCTCTGGTGGAAACTGTGACAACGCTGGTAGCTGGAGTGCTGTTGCTGGTGACAGTTGCTCAAATTTTATTTGCGGATACAATCATTGATTTAGTCGGTCATGGTTTACAAGAGACAACTAGAGCGATCGCTATTCAACAACTCCGCATTATGGCACCGATGGCTTTATTTGCCGGTTTAATTGGCATTGGCTTCGGGACTCTCAATGCAGCCAATCAATATTGGTTACTCTCCATTAGTCCTCTATTATCTAGTATTACCGTTGTTGCTGGTCTTGGGATCTTGGCTATGCAACTAGGCAAAGATATTATTAAACCGGAGTACGCTTTAATCGGTGGAATGGTGTTAGCTTGGGGAACTTTAGCAGGAGCAGTTCTCCAGTGGTTAGTGCAGTTAATTGTCCAGTGGCGGTTAGGATTGGGTACATTACGCCTACGGTTTGAGTTTAAATCCCCAGGCGTTCAAGAAGTAATCAGAATCATGACTCCGGCGACAGTTTCCTCTGGAATGATGCCAATTAATGTTGCCACTGACCTTTATTTTGCTAGTCCTATCCCTGGTGCGGCGGCAGGATTTAACTATGCAAATTTATTAGTCCAAACTCCTTTGGGGATTATCTCTAATATCATTTTACTGCCTCTATTACCGATATTTGCCAAACTTGCCGGCCCCGAAAATTGGCCAGATTTAAAATTACGCATTCGCCAAGGACTCTTACTCACTGCCTTCACTATGCTACCGCTAGGGGCGCTGATGGTGTCCCTATCAGTACCCATTGTACAGGTGGTATATGAACGCGGTGCTTTCAAACCAGAAGCCACAGAGCTAGTTTCATCATTGCTAGTCGCTTACGGAATTGGGATGTTTGTCTATTTGGGACGTGATGTTTTGGTGCGGGTATTCTACGCCTTAGGGGATGGACAGACACCTTTTCGCATCAGTGTTTTTAACATCTTGCTCAACATTATATTGGATTGGTTTTTCGTGAAACCTTTTGGCGCTCCCGGTTTGGTGTTAGCAACTGTGGGTGTAAATTGCAGTTCAATGTTAATGCTGTTGTGGTTACTCGATCGCAAACTCAACGGTTTACCTTGGCGTGAGTGGAGTTTGCCGATTCTGGGTTTGGCTGCTGGTAGCGTGGTAGCTGGGGTAGCAAGCTATGGGACATTGCTTGGTTCTCAGCAGTTGTTAGGTAAAACTGGTTTACTGATTCTGGTGTTGCAATTGTGTATATCTGGCTTCGTGGGGATTGCGGTGTTTGCTGCGATCGCTTCATGGCTGAAAATACCAGAGGTGAATCTATTTATATCTCGTCTACGTCAGCGTTTTTTGAAGCAATAACTGACGATAAGTCACGTCGCTTTGCTCCGAATTAAAAATTAAAAATTAAAAATTAATGATCCCCATAAATAAATTTAGTTGCTCTGTATCATGAGTCATTTTCGGTTATGGCATCAAAAAATTCTTGCTGTGGGGATGATAGATTGATTTGGTACTAGATTTATCTGATATGGTGAGTTGAGAAACTTGGTATCCACAAGTTCTGTGTAAGCCTCTAAATCTGTCCGCCAGTTGCTAATGATTTTTGATATAATCGCTAGGCGCTGACTTTGTTCTTCTTGAACAATTGCGTGATTAAAACTAGCGGTGAACAGCACAATAGGCCGCACTGTATTATCTGGCAATTGTAAGCCTCCTTCATTGATATCCAAGCTCAGTTGCGCTCCTTCTAGGGTGTAACCGAACCGCATTGCCGCTTGCACCGGTGCTGTGCCAAAGTCATGCCAAGGGCCAGGATTCAGTAGTGTGGCCAAGATATAGTTGCGTGCTGTATTGTTTGGCTGCTCGAAGAAAACATGTCCCCGAAAGTTAATAGACACCCCAAGATAGTCTACTTGTGCCAATGTCTCTATATATTTGCGAGCTAGAGCCGGAATTTCCACATCTGTAGCTTCTTTGGTGGCAATCACCTCAGTAAAAATAATCCGATTGACTTGTGCAGTTATATTAATGCTGTTTTGAAAGACTACCTGAGCAGCCGAATCTGTGAGAATTGGGGGTTGAGCAAGTTCCCAATCACTAGGAACAATGCCACTATATTTAAGAAAGTCTGGAGTTAAAATTGTCGGATTGTGCTGTTTCGCTGCGATCGCAATGGCAATTTCCTGAATATTTAGACTTTGGCTCATTTGCTTTTTTCTCTGTGGAAATTTAATTTTTAATCGGGAAGAGCTAATTAAAAAAATTAACCTAGTTTACTTGTGGCTAAGGCTGTATGGAACACAAAGCTGGCAACAAGGGTTCTTTACTCAACTTCAATACTTCGTTAAGTCCTCTATCTTTTAAGATCAATCATCAAATAATTCTCAGGAAATACTGGTATTATTATTTAAGATATTCATCTATGTTATATAGCATAATTGCTTAATTATTTTCTAACTAATTGGGAAATATTTCAGTTGCTATACCTAAGTGGGTGAGAAATAATTCAGCCACTTGGGTGAGCCAGGTGTGCGAGGTTACATTTTGTAAAAAAAGAGATTCTAGTACTAGAGAACATTGATTTTACTTAACTCTAGTGAGAATAATCCTATGAAACTTACAAAATTAGCTGCCTCTGCACTTGCTGTTGCTTCCATTGTTCTTTCTGCTGGTATTGCATCTGCTCAAACAGCAGGTACTAACGGTAACTACATTGGTGCTGGTATTGCGGCTGGTGCAACCAACGGCGGACAAGGAAACGATGAAGCGCAACTTGGTGGTAATATTCAAGGACGGTACGCCGTTCCCAATGCCCCTGTTTCATTGCGGGGTTCTGTACTATATGGTGGTGATGCTGCTGCAATTATGCCCATAGTGACTTACGATGCACCCATCGCCAAAAATACTAACGTTTACTTCGGTGGTGGTTATTCTTTTGTAACTAACGAAGGTCAAAGAACCCCATTGGGCAATCAGAATTCACCTGTAGTCACCCTTGGTATTGAATCAGAAGTTAGCAACAATGTCATTGCCTACGGCGATACTAAATGGGGTATTGATGCTTACAGAAATAGTGATGCTGATGCCGTCAGCTTCCAAGCCGGATTAGGCTATCGCTTCTAGTGATTAAGAGCTAGAAAACGGCTTATTCGGAAGCTAAAGCAATGATGTTTACCAGCCGTAATAGTAATACATTCTTTCATGTCTGAGTATTTATACTTGGACATGAATCATTTTTATTGATGATTTTGATAAGAAATGATATTGGCTAGTATTGATACTTTCTTTTACAGTGAAGTAAATACACGTATAAGATATTACTCATGAAAAAGATTAATCCCATTTCAGAAATAGTTGGTGAAACAACTGATGTTGAATCTTGGCTGATTCGAGCAGGGCTAAGATTTTCAGATTTAGGCGAAGATGCTGAAAGCATTGCAATCCGTAAGCAATGGCGAGAGTACCAAGCCGCAGTTCATAGATGCTGTGTAACCTTACACCAACTACCATCACATGTTCAACTAGGCGGTGACTATGCCAACCTGAGAATACCTGGTGGTGCATCAAGCAATTGTGCGATAGATTGTCGAGTTGTCCCAAGTCCTTAGACCGATCATAAAATCGAAAATCTATCAAATATTAGAAAACTTGAAACAAAATCTATTCAGATATAGCCGTTTATTGGCTATAGTTCAATACGGTTCTGATAAGGGCTACTGGCAACAATTTTGGGTTTTCGAGACGCGATAAATCGCCGTCTCTACAAGTGTTGTGAGGTTATCTGAACTGTATTGGGTATAGTCTCGTTCCCAGTCTCAGACTAGGCTGTTGACTTTGATGGAATTTCCCCATTTTTAGTTCATGCAACTTTTGTGTCATTGCGAGCGAAATGAAATGTAGCGAACGCAATGACTACACATATTTTGTATGAATTTTTACCCTCTAAAAAGGCACAGAGTCAACACACTAGTCTCAGACTGGGAATGCTCGTCTTTGAGGCCCCGCCTCAAGGAGTTTCTGAAGATGATTCCGAGCAATATTTTGTGGTAGCGTTTACTTGGTCTAAGGTATTCATTAATGAGTCATTCCGTAGCATGGGGTGTCTGCTTTGGGAATTTACAATATCATCAAAAACTTCCAGATCCTCAAGAACCTCTGATGCAGACTGATATCGCTGTTTGAAATCATCCAGCACCATTTTACTGAGAATCTTAGCTAGGGAGTGGCTTACCTGAGTGCTATCGCTCCATTTAATCTCTCCATTAGTATCTCTACTTAACTCACGGGGGGCTATACCTGTCAAGGCTTTAATCCCAACCATCCCGACTGCATAGATGTCACTACTGTAGTGTGGACGCCCAAAACATTGTTCGTTTGGTGCGTAACCCTGAGTACCAATGCCAATGGTAAAAGGCGTGGACTCTTGATCGTCAAGCGGTTTTATGGTTACTTCTTTGACAGCGCCAAAGTCAATCAATACCAATTTACCGTCTGAATGTTGCCGGATAATATTGCTGGGTTTTATATCCCGATGAATGACATTATGTTCATGAACAAATGTTAATGTTTGCAATAAATCTCTGACAATTTTGATCGTTGCAATTTCTCCAATTACTCTACCTGTTGGCAATTCCTGATTTAAAGGATGACCAATTATGTATTCTTGGACTAAATAAAATTCTTCGTCTTCTTCAAAATACGCCAAAAGTTGAGGGATTTGTGGGTGCGTTCCCAATTTTTCTAATGTTTGGGCTTCTGAGTTAAATAAACGTCTCGCAAGTTGCAACCCTTCTGGTTTAGTGCTGGCTGGTTTTAGTTGTTTGACAACACATTGCGGATTCCCAGGACGTTGAGTATCTTCAGCAATGTAGGTTTCGCTAAATCCACCGGAACCGAGAACTTTGACAATTTTGTAGCGTCTAGCCAAGATTTTGCCGGATAAGGCTAAATCTCGTTGCTGGATTAGGTCTTGAAAGTCATCTTGTTGGCTGATAATCTCTTGGACAACGGGGGAAGTTTTATACTTCTGAAAAATATCTATTAGTTGGCGTTTTCTGATGCTTTCCCTCGCCACAGAGGTTCCCAAGTAGCAAAATCCAGTCATTGCGATCGCAATCATTGGTACAGTAGTGGGAAAAATTAACTGACCATAGACAAATAACCCATAGCTAATTCCTCCCCAACTGCCAGATAAGGCAAGGCTATAGAGAAATCTATTGATACTACGCTTGCGTCTGCTAATCATTAAGGCTGTGCTGCCAACTAACATTAGCACGAACAAACCTTGCAATGGTAAATTGTTAATTCCTGGGGCGATCGCTTTACCTGTCATCAAAGTTGCGATCGCATTGGCATGAATTTCCACGCCGGACATGGGTTCAGTACTTTTGCTCGCAGCGATGGGATAATAATCATTGTTTAACTTATCCGTCGCACCAATTAGCACGATCTTGTCTTTAAAGAACTTTCCCTGTTGTAAATAGGTGTTCCAGTTTTCTGGGTCTAATACGTGCCAAAAGGGTATTTGCTCAAATGTACCCGCACTCCCCCAAAAATAAATGCGATCGCCCTTTGGTCGGGGATAATTTACTTGTGCTGCTTTCAGGGCTGCTTCATCAAAGGAAAGTTGCTTCTGAGTAAATAAATTATCTTCACCTAATAACTTGGGAAACTCACTCGCTAATCGATGAACTTTTCCATCTACTTCTAAGGGAAAATTAACTGAGCCAATGGACACTGACCCGGTGCGAAACATTTGGTGTGGGTCTGTTAGCTGCATAAAAGACCCTTGGTGTGTCTGGGAATTTTCGTAAACGGCTGCTAAGGTAACTTTACTGCCATATTTTTGCAATACGGCTTGGAATTGGCGATCGTCAGTAACTCCATAGCTACTAGTTGTATCAAAAACAATATCTAAAGCTACAGAGCGGGCACCTGCTTGGATTAATTTTGTGATTACCTCGGAGTATGCAGCACGTTGATAAGGATAAGATTTCAGTGTTTCTAGGTAGGCATACTGTTTCGGATCTGTTTTATAGTACTGTTCGGGAACTGATATTGACTGATCGTCTATTGCTAAAATTACAATGTCTTCTGGAGGCACAATCGGCCCACGCAGTTGAAAAAAGCTAGAGAGCACTTGATTATCCATCAATTGAACCAATTCCCACCCAGAAGCACTCAGCAGCCCTGCCCCGATTGCCCAACTTCCAGCCAGGAGATGACCTAAGCGAACCATCCACCTGGATTGGCGAGCCGATGCTGTCGAAGTTACTTTTGTCGGTTTACTTGACAGTCTATTGGCAGCAGAGACATAGTTTTTAGTTAAGGTAGATGTAGGTTCTTCTGCCATGTCGTGTTACTGATTGATTTAAGTCCAACACTTTTATTTATTCAGACCACGTTTTAGTGTAAGCACATTGAAAT
This Nostoc sp. C052 DNA region includes the following protein-coding sequences:
- the murJ gene encoding murein biosynthesis integral membrane protein MurJ; translated protein: MTQQDQKPSRSFAGIAGIVAAATLISKVFGLVRQQAIAAAFGVGAAATAYSYAYIIPGFLLILLGGVNGPLHSALVSVLAKRRREEAAPLVETVTTLVAGVLLLVTVAQILFADTIIDLVGHGLQETTRAIAIQQLRIMAPMALFAGLIGIGFGTLNAANQYWLLSISPLLSSITVVAGLGILAMQLGKDIIKPEYALIGGMVLAWGTLAGAVLQWLVQLIVQWRLGLGTLRLRFEFKSPGVQEVIRIMTPATVSSGMMPINVATDLYFASPIPGAAAGFNYANLLVQTPLGIISNIILLPLLPIFAKLAGPENWPDLKLRIRQGLLLTAFTMLPLGALMVSLSVPIVQVVYERGAFKPEATELVSSLLVAYGIGMFVYLGRDVLVRVFYALGDGQTPFRISVFNILLNIILDWFFVKPFGAPGLVLATVGVNCSSMLMLLWLLDRKLNGLPWREWSLPILGLAAGSVVAGVASYGTLLGSQQLLGKTGLLILVLQLCISGFVGIAVFAAIASWLKIPEVNLFISRLRQRFLKQ
- a CDS encoding outer membrane beta-barrel protein, whose translation is MKLTKLAASALAVASIVLSAGIASAQTAGTNGNYIGAGIAAGATNGGQGNDEAQLGGNIQGRYAVPNAPVSLRGSVLYGGDAAAIMPIVTYDAPIAKNTNVYFGGGYSFVTNEGQRTPLGNQNSPVVTLGIESEVSNNVIAYGDTKWGIDAYRNSDADAVSFQAGLGYRF
- a CDS encoding CHASE2 domain-containing serine/threonine-protein kinase, whose amino-acid sequence is MAEEPTSTLTKNYVSAANRLSSKPTKVTSTASARQSRWMVRLGHLLAGSWAIGAGLLSASGWELVQLMDNQVLSSFFQLRGPIVPPEDIVILAIDDQSISVPEQYYKTDPKQYAYLETLKSYPYQRAAYSEVITKLIQAGARSVALDIVFDTTSSYGVTDDRQFQAVLQKYGSKVTLAAVYENSQTHQGSFMQLTDPHQMFRTGSVSIGSVNFPLEVDGKVHRLASEFPKLLGEDNLFTQKQLSFDEAALKAAQVNYPRPKGDRIYFWGSAGTFEQIPFWHVLDPENWNTYLQQGKFFKDKIVLIGATDKLNNDYYPIAASKSTEPMSGVEIHANAIATLMTGKAIAPGINNLPLQGLFVLMLVGSTALMISRRKRSINRFLYSLALSGSWGGISYGLFVYGQLIFPTTVPMIAIAMTGFCYLGTSVARESIRKRQLIDIFQKYKTSPVVQEIISQQDDFQDLIQQRDLALSGKILARRYKIVKVLGSGGFSETYIAEDTQRPGNPQCVVKQLKPASTKPEGLQLARRLFNSEAQTLEKLGTHPQIPQLLAYFEEDEEFYLVQEYIIGHPLNQELPTGRVIGEIATIKIVRDLLQTLTFVHEHNVIHRDIKPSNIIRQHSDGKLVLIDFGAVKEVTIKPLDDQESTPFTIGIGTQGYAPNEQCFGRPHYSSDIYAVGMVGIKALTGIAPRELSRDTNGEIKWSDSTQVSHSLAKILSKMVLDDFKQRYQSASEVLEDLEVFDDIVNSQSRHPMLRNDSLMNTLDQVNATTKYCSESSSETP